Proteins co-encoded in one Oncorhynchus masou masou isolate Uvic2021 chromosome 22, UVic_Omas_1.1, whole genome shotgun sequence genomic window:
- the LOC135509625 gene encoding LOW QUALITY PROTEIN: alpha-ketoglutarate-dependent dioxygenase alkB homolog 3-like (The sequence of the model RefSeq protein was modified relative to this genomic sequence to represent the inferred CDS: inserted 1 base in 1 codon) produces the protein MSDKRQRARVQGSWAKPLPKQPRPTGAIPNSSTVVIPSANPPPAGWGVGQRMFEYQQPAKPVRDVPTEKVMEMGGDYEISHGPSGVSRLRLIHEFLPPEEADWAFSKLLAELPWSQKTNYRLGEAYEEPRLTCWYGELPYTYAHSTLEANAQWHPLLVTLCCAVEKASGHRFNSLMCNLYRNCKDSIGWHSDDEAALGTRPTIAXLSLGDMRVFSLRKQPAPEEDGDYTYVERLRIPLTHGTLLMMEGATQDDWQHSVAKEYHDRGPRINLTFRTMYPEHEGRRPRARLPPQH, from the exons ATGTCGGATAAACGTCAGCGTGCAAGGGTACAGGGCTCTTGGGCCAAACCACTGCCCAAACAACCACGTCCAACAG GAGCAATTCCCAATTCCAGCACTGTTGTGATACCAAGTGCCAATCCACCACCTGCTGGTTGGGGAGTGGGACAGCGGATGTTTGAGTATCAACAGCCTGCTAAG CCAGTCAGAGATGTCCCTACGGAGAAGGTGATGGA AATGGGGGGTGATTATGAGATCAGCCATGGTCCATCAGGAGTGTCAAG ACTGAGGCTGATCCATGAGTTCCTACCACCAGAGGAGGCTGACTGGGCCTTCAGTAAGCTGCTAGCAGAGCTGCCTTGGTCTCAAAAGACTAACTACAGACTAG GTGAGGCCTACGAGGAGCCCAGGTTAACCTGCTGGTATGGAGAACTCCCTTACACGTACGCCCACTCTACTCTGGAGGCCAACGCACAG tggcaCCCGCTGCTGGTCACCCTGTGCTGCGCCGTAGAGAAGGCGAGTGGCCACCGTTTCAACTCGCTGATGTGTAACCTGTATAGGAACTGCAAAGACAGCATCGGCTGGCACAGTGACGACGAGGCCGCGCTGGGCACCCGGCCCACCATCG TCCTCAGCCTGGGAGACATGAGGGTGTTCAGCCTCCGCAAGCAGCCTGCACCG gaggaggatggggattaCACTTATGTGGAGAGGCTGCGGATCCCTCTAACTCACGGCACTCTCCTGATGATGGAAGGAGCCACTCAGGATGACTGGCAG CATTCAGTGGCCAAAGAGTACCACGACCGAGGGCCTCGTATCAACCTGACCTTCCGCACCATGTACCCAGAGCATGAGGGAcggagaccaagagccagactaCCACCCcaacactaa